From Metasolibacillus fluoroglycofenilyticus, the proteins below share one genomic window:
- a CDS encoding M15 family metallopeptidase: MKKIIVILLIFSIGAWFTFNNQKSNIDGHTSAQEQVYQGDLLIVNHDFPIKKKYIPKDLVNASKTNYNNYYVVLYNDILISEHIKAPFEALMEQAYHEGISNFMISSGFRSFEEQKRLYDEYGKDSALPAGYSEHNLGLSLDIGSTQGRMEDTFEGQWLAENVWQHGFIMRYPKNKTHITKIKYEPWHIRYVGLPHSVLMQEKDLALEEYIEFLKDEQIVHTSVNGQDYTIEYYDSVLFSKAVLPKDKTYTKSGDNQSGIIITIEG; encoded by the coding sequence ATGAAAAAAATTATTGTTATTTTACTTATTTTTAGTATCGGCGCATGGTTTACTTTCAATAATCAAAAATCAAATATTGATGGACATACATCAGCCCAAGAACAAGTATATCAGGGTGATTTATTAATCGTAAATCATGATTTTCCGATTAAAAAGAAATACATCCCAAAGGATCTTGTTAATGCTTCGAAAACAAATTACAACAATTACTACGTCGTTTTATATAACGATATTTTAATTTCTGAACATATAAAAGCACCATTCGAAGCTTTAATGGAGCAGGCCTATCATGAAGGCATCTCCAATTTTATGATAAGCAGTGGCTTCAGAAGCTTTGAGGAGCAGAAAAGATTATATGATGAATATGGCAAGGACAGTGCTCTTCCTGCTGGCTATAGTGAGCATAATTTAGGTTTATCATTAGATATTGGCTCTACACAAGGTCGTATGGAAGATACATTTGAAGGACAATGGCTCGCTGAAAATGTATGGCAGCATGGCTTCATCATGCGTTACCCGAAAAATAAAACGCATATTACAAAAATTAAATATGAGCCTTGGCATATTCGCTATGTTGGCTTGCCACATAGTGTACTAATGCAGGAAAAAGATTTAGCACTTGAAGAGTATATTGAATTTTTAAAAGATGAACAAATCGTTCATACATCTGTTAATGGTCAAGATTATACAATTGAGTACTATGACAGTGTACTATTTTCAAAAGCTGTACTTCCAAAGGATAAAACATATACTAAATCCGGTGACAATCAAAGTGGTATTATTATTACAATTGAGGGCTAA
- a CDS encoding PLP-dependent aminotransferase family protein has translation MDMLLFSLDRDTSTPLYEQLYEGIKDAIIQQKIAVGEKLPSKRKLSDFLNISQTTIELAYAQLLAEGYIASKPRVGYFVEDIDELPFIEKPINSTPTVQKKRTYKIDFSPGKIDEDSFPFTVWRKYAKELIDLHSKELLQIGDRQGEYELRTQIASYLYQSRGINCTAEQIVIGSGTEQLMPFILRLFDDTNIALENPGYSAIPRNHLEHVAIPVDVDADGLLVDQLEKTEANLVYITPSHQFPTGAVLSAARRAQLLKWAAQKESRYIIEDDYDSEFRYIGKPIPALHSLDQNDKVIYMSTFTKSLMPSLRVAYFVLPPTLLSRYNEVFGYYSATVPRFDQHILAHFMKDGHFSKHLNRMRKIYRKKHDKLLSIFTRHYPAIKVSGDVAGMHVLIQVPHEKQEHELQQIAIENDISILPISNYLLTPIQLKRPTFLLGFGGIPIDKIEPHLDALMAVWSIDKH, from the coding sequence ATGGATATGCTGCTATTCTCATTGGACCGCGATACGAGCACGCCATTGTATGAGCAGTTATATGAGGGCATTAAGGACGCAATCATTCAGCAGAAAATTGCCGTCGGTGAAAAATTGCCCTCTAAAAGAAAGCTTAGTGATTTTTTAAATATTAGCCAAACAACCATTGAGCTAGCCTATGCACAGCTTTTGGCGGAGGGCTATATCGCCTCAAAGCCACGCGTAGGTTATTTTGTTGAGGATATTGATGAGCTACCCTTTATTGAAAAGCCGATTAATAGTACACCAACTGTTCAAAAAAAACGGACATATAAAATTGATTTTTCTCCTGGGAAAATTGACGAGGATTCCTTTCCTTTCACTGTTTGGAGAAAATATGCAAAAGAGCTTATTGATTTGCACTCCAAAGAGCTACTACAAATTGGCGACCGCCAAGGGGAGTATGAATTGCGTACGCAAATCGCCAGCTATTTATATCAATCGCGTGGCATCAATTGCACAGCAGAGCAAATCGTTATTGGCTCTGGTACAGAGCAGCTCATGCCCTTTATTTTACGCTTATTCGATGATACAAATATTGCGTTAGAAAACCCCGGCTATTCGGCAATTCCTCGCAATCATTTAGAGCATGTGGCGATTCCTGTTGATGTCGATGCAGATGGCTTGCTCGTTGACCAGCTAGAAAAAACAGAGGCGAATTTAGTATATATTACGCCCTCACATCAATTCCCGACAGGCGCTGTTTTATCTGCTGCACGCCGGGCTCAATTATTAAAATGGGCTGCCCAAAAAGAATCACGATATATTATTGAAGATGATTATGATAGCGAATTTCGTTATATTGGAAAACCAATCCCTGCACTTCATAGTCTGGACCAAAATGATAAAGTTATTTATATGAGTACATTTACAAAATCGTTGATGCCTTCGTTACGTGTTGCATATTTTGTGCTTCCACCAACTTTACTGTCTCGTTATAATGAAGTATTCGGCTATTATTCTGCGACTGTTCCACGCTTTGATCAGCATATTTTAGCCCACTTTATGAAGGATGGGCATTTTTCAAAGCATCTCAATCGCATGCGTAAAATTTATCGTAAAAAGCACGATAAGCTATTATCCATATTCACAAGGCATTATCCAGCAATTAAAGTATCAGGAGATGTCGCTGGCATGCACGTATTAATACAAGTTCCACACGAAAAACAGGAACATGAATTACAACAAATTGCTATCGAAAATGATATCTCCATATTACCTATTTCGAATTATTTATTAACTCCAATACAGCTCAAGCGCCCAACATTTCTATTAGGTTTCGGCGGCATCCCAATCGATAAAATCGAGCCCCATCTTGACGCACTTATGGCAGTATGGAGCATTGACAAACATTAA
- a CDS encoding SRPBCC family protein — MKTWTRTININAPIESIWQLLNGSLSDLQKIMPQVIENKPIKITEEVVGSVYRQKYKEGKRIEEYDVKTLNYTNELDKKILKVGFTLANMFEITAYYELNKINETETSFTYTVTNNSLKWFGKLFLLFASDKIVVEFLERVKKVAEAQY, encoded by the coding sequence ATGAAAACATGGACAAGGACCATTAACATAAATGCCCCCATAGAAAGCATTTGGCAACTACTTAATGGCTCTTTATCTGATTTGCAAAAGATTATGCCACAAGTAATTGAAAACAAACCTATAAAAATAACGGAGGAAGTAGTTGGCAGCGTTTATCGCCAAAAATATAAAGAAGGAAAACGTATCGAAGAGTATGATGTAAAGACACTTAACTATACGAATGAGCTTGATAAAAAAATATTGAAAGTAGGCTTTACACTCGCTAATATGTTTGAAATTACAGCTTACTATGAATTAAATAAAATAAATGAAACAGAAACTTCTTTCACGTATACTGTAACGAATAATTCATTAAAATGGTTCGGAAAATTATTTTTATTATTTGCTTCAGATAAAATAGTTGTTGAATTTTTAGAACGTGTCAAAAAAGTAGCTGAAGCACAATATTAA